The stretch of DNA AAAAAAAATTAATCAATAGTTATGAAAAAATTATTTTTAAGCTTAGCCGTTGTTTCTGCAGTAGCATTAACATCTTGTGGAGGAAAGACTGAAACTGTAAACGCTACAGAAGCGCAAGAATCTGCAACTGCAACTGAAGGAGCAAAAACGTACGCTGCTGATGTAGAAGCATCTACTGTAAACTGGAAAGGAGGAAAAACATTTGAAGACATCAACAAACCAGAAGAAGGACACTGGGGAGTAGTAAAATTAAAAGAAGGAACAGTTACAGCAAACAACAGTGTTTTAGAATCAGGTAAATTTGTAGCCGATTTTACAACATTTGAATCAAAAGATTTAGATGCTGATCCTGAAACAAAAGCGAAATTAGACGGACACTTAAAAGCTGCTGATTTCTTAGATGTAGAAAAATTCCCAACTGCAACATTTGAAATTACAGGTGTTAAAGCTATTGAAGGTGGAGACTACAATTCAGAAATTTCAGGAAACTTAGATTTCCGTGGTACACCTAAGAATGTTACATTCAAAGCGAATGTTACTGTCGCTGATGATGTCGTAACCATCAAATCAGAAGAATTTGGAATCAACCGTAAAGATTTCGGAATCACTTTCACAGGTGGTGGTGGATCAATCATCAAAGACGAAGTTTTATTACAAGTTGATTTAACTGCAAAAGCACAATAATCGAATTATAATTTATATCGTACTGAAAGAGTTCTCGTTGAGAACTCTTTTTTTTTGTGCCCTTTTGGGATAGAAA from Faecalibacter sp. LW9 encodes:
- a CDS encoding YceI family protein, with the protein product MKKLFLSLAVVSAVALTSCGGKTETVNATEAQESATATEGAKTYAADVEASTVNWKGGKTFEDINKPEEGHWGVVKLKEGTVTANNSVLESGKFVADFTTFESKDLDADPETKAKLDGHLKAADFLDVEKFPTATFEITGVKAIEGGDYNSEISGNLDFRGTPKNVTFKANVTVADDVVTIKSEEFGINRKDFGITFTGGGGSIIKDEVLLQVDLTAKAQ